A segment of the Pseudomonas serboccidentalis genome:
CGCCGATTGCCTGGAGCAGCGTGACAAGCTGCTCAAGGCTCTGGAGGCGGGCAGTGGTGAGCTGGTGCATCCGTGGCTGGGGCGCCTGCAAGTCAAGGTCGGCGAATGCGACATGACCCACACCCGCCAGGACGGCGGGCTGGTGACGTTCAGCCTGAAGTTCTATCCCGACCGGCCGCTGTCGTTCCCGACCGCCACCGTCAGTACGCAGAAAGTGCTGTTGGCCAAGGCCGATACGTTGCTGGGGTCGGCGGTGGCGCGCTTCGAGCAGGCGATGACGTTGATCAAGGCTGCGCGGATCGGCATCGCCAATCTGCGCAACAGCCTGACCGGGGTCTATGAGGTGATCAAAGAGCAGCTCAAACCGCTGATCGAGCAGTACAAGCAAATCACTGAACTGGTCAAAGCCGTGAAGGAGTTGCCCAAGGAAGTGGCGACGGAGTTCAAGGGCTTGCTCGGCGATATCAAGGAGCTGAAGGCGTTCGCGAAGGAGGGCTACCGTGGCGTGATTGCCGACGTATCTCAACAACTCGAAGCCATCCGCAAGGCGGATGCACCGAAGATCACCACCGGCAAGGACACCAACGCCGCGGCGCAAGCCATGGCGGATCTGGTGCAGGACACGATGCTGGTCAAAGTGGCGCAATGGGTAGCGTCGATGCCGGTGGCGACCCCGACAGTAAAACTGACATCGACACCTTCGGTGGCGCATCAGGCGGATCAACCGGTAACCCGTCAGGAAGTGCCGGTGACCGATGAGATGAAGGCGCTGCAGAAGGCGATCGGGGTGGCGATTGACCCGATGCTGGACAAGGCCGATCCCAAGCACCACCAGGCAATCAACGATGTGAAGGAAGCGCTGATTGCGCATCTCAAGGCTGTGGCGTCATCCGGTGTGCGACAGGTCACTAAATCGTTCCAGGAAAGCCTGCCGGCGCTGGTTGTGGCCTACAAGCAATTTGCCGATGCCACACGGGTGACTCAGGTGACTCAGAGCAACGCGATGAACCATCCGGGCTTTTCACCCAACGACGTGAAAGTGTCCAGGGAGTGAGCCATGAGCGAGATGGATAACCATGTCACGTTGACCGTCGACAACATGGAATATGGCGGCTGGAAAAGCGTGGAAATCACCGCCGATCTGGAGCGCCAGTTCCGCACCTTCAAGCTCGACATCACCTGGCAATGGCCGGGGCAAACGGTAGACAAACCGATCAAGCCCGGCGACCCGTGCGAAGTGAAAATCGGCAACGACCTGGTGCTCACCGGCTACGTGTTCAAGGCGCCGATCCACTATGACGGGCGGCAGATCAGTCTGAGCATCGAGGGCAGCTCCAAGACTCAGGATCTGGTCGATTGCGCGGCCACCAACCGGCCGAATCAATGGCAGGAGCAACCGTTGCTGAGCATCGTGCAGGCGCTGGCGATGGACTACTCGCTGATGGTGGTCAATCAAATTCCCGAGACCGCGCGGCTTGCCAAGCACACCATCGTGCCGGGCGAAACGGTGTTCCAGTCGATCGACCGTCTGCTCTCACTGTTCCGGGTGTTCTCCACGGATGACGAGCAGGGCCGGCTGGTGCTGGCCAAACCCGGCAGCGGTGGGCGGGCCAGTGATGCGCTGGAGCTGGGCAAGAACATTCTGTCGGCCAACGCGCCGATGGATCAGAGTCAGGTGTTTTCCGAATACCGGGTGATCGGCCAGCAGAAAGGTTCGGACAAGAAGAGCGGGGCGGCGGTCAGCGAGGTTGAATCCAGCGCGGCCGACCTGAGTTTCAAACGTCGACGCACCACGATCATCAACGAGGGCACCGCACTGACGTTCGAACTGGCCCAGCAGCGCGCCCAGTGGGAAAGTGCCACGCGCATGGGCCGGGCGCTGACCACCACCTATCAGGTGCAGGGCTGGCGCCAGTCCAACGGCGATCTGTGGCGTCACAACACGTTGGTCAAGGTCAAGGATCCGGTGCTGGGGTTCGATGGCGACATGCTGATCTCGAAAGTGACGTATTCGCTGTCGGCGCAAGGCTCGGTGACCACGCTGCAAGTGGCGCCGCCGCATACCTTCGATGCCAATCCCAGCCCTTCTAAAACAACCTCATAGGCCCGGAAAAGATCGCAGCCTTCGGCAGCTCCTACAGGTGTACGCCGATCTTATGTAGGAGCTGCCGAAGGC
Coding sequences within it:
- a CDS encoding phage baseplate assembly protein; protein product: MSEMDNHVTLTVDNMEYGGWKSVEITADLERQFRTFKLDITWQWPGQTVDKPIKPGDPCEVKIGNDLVLTGYVFKAPIHYDGRQISLSIEGSSKTQDLVDCAATNRPNQWQEQPLLSIVQALAMDYSLMVVNQIPETARLAKHTIVPGETVFQSIDRLLSLFRVFSTDDEQGRLVLAKPGSGGRASDALELGKNILSANAPMDQSQVFSEYRVIGQQKGSDKKSGAAVSEVESSAADLSFKRRRTTIINEGTALTFELAQQRAQWESATRMGRALTTTYQVQGWRQSNGDLWRHNTLVKVKDPVLGFDGDMLISKVTYSLSAQGSVTTLQVAPPHTFDANPSPSKTTS
- a CDS encoding DNA circularization protein; amino-acid sequence: MNWRDRLLPASFRGVGFWIDQAKTPVGRKGQLHEYPQRDLPYFEDLGQQAKTHDLTAFIIGADCLEQRDKLLKALEAGSGELVHPWLGRLQVKVGECDMTHTRQDGGLVTFSLKFYPDRPLSFPTATVSTQKVLLAKADTLLGSAVARFEQAMTLIKAARIGIANLRNSLTGVYEVIKEQLKPLIEQYKQITELVKAVKELPKEVATEFKGLLGDIKELKAFAKEGYRGVIADVSQQLEAIRKADAPKITTGKDTNAAAQAMADLVQDTMLVKVAQWVASMPVATPTVKLTSTPSVAHQADQPVTRQEVPVTDEMKALQKAIGVAIDPMLDKADPKHHQAINDVKEALIAHLKAVASSGVRQVTKSFQESLPALVVAYKQFADATRVTQVTQSNAMNHPGFSPNDVKVSRE